In Sphingobacterium zeae, one genomic interval encodes:
- a CDS encoding FecR family protein → MEQKNIAEILLNYELGISSAEENQLIESWYEAQQAVEWELDSATKEDRKNAILLQIQQQLDAKPASRRSLYKRAAWISAAAAVLLIAFALLFIPRGQSHRDTLAVIDQFKPGQVKAILKLEDGSSIALNGGKSGVKIVNGTAVYLDGSPISDMELQSRELTVEVPRGGQYQVNLPDGSKVWLNAASTLSYPMQFSAAKREVSLTGEAYFEVSKNPHKPFIVKSRNQEVQVLGTTFNINSYDNHEFVETTLLEGSVNVNQRLLVPGQRSLISKTSIQILPANIEAATAWKKGYFLFDNERLGAILATLSRWYNVDFEYEDSATQQLVFWGSIDKNQSLTRTLTFLESTGQLNFNYRNGKIVVQKK, encoded by the coding sequence ATGGAACAGAAAAACATTGCGGAAATCTTATTGAATTACGAACTCGGTATCAGTTCAGCGGAGGAAAACCAGCTGATAGAATCGTGGTACGAAGCGCAGCAAGCTGTGGAATGGGAACTGGATAGCGCCACAAAGGAAGATCGTAAAAATGCCATACTCCTTCAAATCCAACAGCAGCTTGATGCAAAGCCAGCCTCGCGTAGGTCACTGTACAAAAGGGCCGCTTGGATCAGTGCTGCAGCTGCTGTCCTACTGATCGCTTTTGCTTTACTCTTTATCCCGCGTGGACAGTCCCATCGCGATACCCTAGCGGTGATAGATCAATTCAAACCCGGACAAGTAAAGGCCATCCTGAAATTGGAAGACGGATCAAGCATCGCACTCAACGGGGGCAAATCGGGTGTAAAGATCGTCAACGGAACAGCCGTCTATCTAGATGGTTCGCCTATCAGCGACATGGAATTGCAATCGCGCGAACTGACCGTTGAAGTTCCCAGGGGTGGTCAATATCAAGTCAACTTGCCGGATGGAAGTAAAGTATGGCTGAATGCTGCTTCGACACTCAGCTATCCAATGCAATTTTCTGCCGCCAAGCGGGAAGTCTCGTTAACAGGAGAAGCCTATTTTGAAGTAAGCAAAAATCCACATAAACCCTTTATCGTAAAATCCAGAAACCAGGAAGTTCAGGTATTGGGCACCACATTTAACATCAACAGTTACGACAACCACGAGTTTGTGGAAACTACGCTGCTTGAAGGTTCGGTCAATGTAAATCAACGCCTGCTTGTACCCGGACAGCGATCGCTCATCTCTAAGACATCGATCCAGATTCTACCGGCCAATATCGAAGCAGCGACGGCCTGGAAGAAAGGATATTTCCTATTTGACAACGAACGGCTCGGTGCCATTTTGGCTACACTTTCGAGATGGTACAATGTAGATTTTGAATACGAAGACTCCGCTACGCAACAGCTTGTGTTTTGGGGCTCTATCGACAAAAATCAATCGTTGACCAGGACGCTTACCTTTTTGGAAAGCACCGGTCAATTAAACTTTAACTATCGTAACGGCAAAATAGTTGTCCAAAAAAAATAA
- a CDS encoding RNA polymerase sigma factor — protein sequence MSSPITTNVNLKNEIESKYILQRLQQGDRQVFDLIFKSYWDPLLIYLSKLVKDQTDAEDLLQNIFVNLWNKTQSSEIQDIHGWLYGAARKSALFYHRTQGNQKKLIASILEYIDITGFSLSDQQQGKELQQIIDREIERLPAKMKEVFLLSRQEQLSYKEIAERLDISDQTVKKQISNALNILRNNLKKQGLYSLLLLLLIDLK from the coding sequence TTGTCATCACCTATTACGACTAACGTGAATCTTAAAAATGAGATCGAATCTAAATATATCCTTCAGCGCCTACAGCAGGGTGACAGGCAGGTGTTCGACCTTATTTTTAAATCCTATTGGGATCCCCTACTCATCTACCTGTCCAAACTGGTGAAAGACCAGACCGATGCAGAAGATCTCCTGCAGAATATTTTCGTCAATCTCTGGAACAAAACTCAATCGTCCGAAATACAGGATATTCACGGCTGGTTATATGGGGCTGCCCGCAAGAGCGCTCTTTTCTATCACCGCACGCAAGGCAATCAAAAAAAACTGATTGCATCAATTTTGGAATATATCGACATAACCGGATTTTCATTGAGCGACCAGCAGCAAGGTAAAGAGCTGCAGCAGATTATTGATCGTGAAATTGAACGGCTCCCAGCAAAAATGAAAGAGGTATTTCTATTGAGCCGACAGGAACAACTTAGTTATAAGGAAATTGCAGAACGTCTGGACATCTCTGACCAAACGGTCAAAAAACAGATCAGCAACGCACTGAACATTCTGAGAAATAACCTCAAGAAACAGGGGCTCTATTCGCTTCTGCTCCTCCTTCTCATCGACTTAAAATAA
- a CDS encoding hybrid sensor histidine kinase/response regulator transcription factor → MRRDLFSTILLLFAFIGYAHGQATRIYDNRDYGFGELSSNLTTSISQDKHGYIWTGTEYGLNKFDGTRFVQYLHDVQDSTSISSNNIIILYLDRDKRLWVGCNNGLQYYDENSDQFVRIHFPDQIAPHITDIIHKTDGHIWVATSGWGIFDIQVSRREALSLPRLNTLVGGMFARSLFEDRMNRIWVAIDRVGVSQVSADQKRARQIVSDLLPMPKGGNYDIMQQHDGKLLFASPSKISRYDPQNNTFEAVEYKSKLQSTVTEIQLSKGRKNHLLISTEGDGLWYLDLEKKPLIAAQAELPNLDNDYRHARIRALLQDRENNLWLGWFQRGLVFIPVQSKQFEFWRISGREKTDQNIISAITRDRQGNIWYAVEREGVFKTDRQGISHQQINTIADINKLEAASDGTIWFSSYDKGLGQIDPIAGQSTLRDICPSRQVKSFALGKNNKIYIATFGSGFVEYDLDTKIAQSYSMNTSSSTKGALANDWIATVLCADDGLIWLGHHKGVSCFDPTTKSFSQQYTAHRLSEQITISLLDDHLGHIWAGTYNGLYQIDKKSGSVSIYTTNNGLSSNVITGLGGDKEGNIWCSTFKGINCLNAGSGKIVNYYTGDGLVDRSYNRSVHFQDTQGKIYYGGRQGITSFFPEKIQLQTYPHPVLITNLYVKNQPIKPGMAPSGSVIYKDDLMVANQFFFHSNDDSFTFELSTMDFNSPENVHYEYRIKGINKSWNATLPGVNLITYNNLSSGEHELEIRACKFGIYSPSLKVTLHIQPPWYLSGLAYFVYILLATGIIFLISKYLHERRLERLHAFRLQLFTDVSHEIRSPLTLVMSPIDKLMKNAADPQTRSTLQNMNRNAQRILSLVNQLLDIRKLESGHMNLTFCQINAVDYVKQIISIFEDQALSHQIQLSVNSDTDDIPIWIDVNSFEKILHNVISNAFKFTPRGGQIAISLAVQQREKGSEILELVISDTGSGIAKSDLRDVFRRYYQSTAHSTYQRQGSGIGLHLTKVLVELHGGQIHAENRSDCSGSLFVIRLPMGNKHLRQEDLAPVRPTDALTVKHENRPISATHQHPKNDYQKTGYKVLVIDDDRDILHYLQQELSPSYKVLLAENGGEGFQLALAEEPDLIISDVAMPLMDGYTLVKKLKGNSTTNHIPVVLLTAKTNQEDRLEGIGRGADAYLTKPFMVDELHLVIHNLIKNRMKVKGKFSGAQQQEGKIKTISFKSSDEQLMERIVKTVNQYLENSEFNVQFLANEVGLSRVQLHRKVKSLTGISTGEFIRNIRLQQAEKLLLEKKMNISQVAYSLGFTNQTHFTTLFKKMYGLSPTEYIQRHSYKEN, encoded by the coding sequence ATGCGAAGGGATCTTTTTTCGACAATCTTATTACTTTTTGCTTTTATAGGGTATGCCCATGGACAGGCCACGCGCATCTATGACAATAGGGATTATGGCTTTGGCGAACTTTCATCCAATCTGACCACCAGTATCAGTCAGGACAAACACGGCTATATCTGGACAGGTACCGAGTATGGGCTCAACAAGTTTGACGGTACCCGTTTTGTACAGTATCTACACGATGTGCAGGACAGCACATCCATATCGAGCAATAATATCATCATCCTTTATCTTGACCGCGACAAAAGACTCTGGGTGGGCTGCAATAATGGACTGCAGTATTACGATGAAAATAGTGACCAATTTGTTCGGATCCATTTTCCCGATCAGATTGCACCGCACATTACAGATATCATCCATAAAACAGATGGTCACATTTGGGTAGCGACATCAGGCTGGGGTATCTTCGACATTCAGGTTAGCCGTAGAGAGGCGCTATCGCTACCGCGACTCAATACGCTGGTTGGCGGCATGTTTGCCCGCAGTCTATTTGAAGACCGGATGAACAGGATTTGGGTAGCTATTGACCGTGTAGGGGTCTCGCAGGTTTCTGCCGACCAGAAGCGGGCAAGGCAAATCGTTTCGGATCTGCTTCCGATGCCGAAGGGCGGCAATTATGACATCATGCAGCAACATGACGGCAAGCTCCTATTCGCGTCGCCCTCAAAGATTAGCCGCTATGATCCGCAAAACAATACATTTGAAGCGGTTGAATACAAGTCGAAACTGCAGTCTACCGTAACGGAGATTCAACTATCAAAAGGCCGCAAAAACCATCTGCTGATCAGTACCGAGGGTGATGGGTTATGGTATCTGGATCTGGAAAAAAAGCCACTGATTGCTGCACAAGCTGAACTACCTAATTTGGATAATGACTACCGACATGCACGGATACGTGCGCTGCTGCAGGACCGAGAAAATAATCTTTGGCTGGGCTGGTTTCAACGGGGCCTGGTTTTTATCCCCGTACAAAGCAAACAGTTTGAGTTTTGGCGTATCTCAGGCCGGGAAAAAACCGATCAAAACATCATCAGTGCCATTACGCGTGATCGCCAAGGTAATATTTGGTATGCCGTGGAGCGAGAAGGCGTTTTTAAAACTGACCGTCAAGGCATTTCACATCAACAAATAAACACCATAGCGGATATCAATAAACTGGAAGCGGCTTCGGACGGTACGATCTGGTTCAGTTCATATGATAAAGGCCTTGGACAAATTGATCCTATAGCAGGACAATCCACCCTCAGGGATATCTGCCCATCCAGACAGGTCAAATCTTTCGCCTTAGGCAAAAACAATAAGATTTATATTGCCACATTCGGATCGGGCTTTGTGGAATACGACCTCGATACGAAAATTGCTCAAAGTTATAGTATGAATACCAGCAGTTCAACGAAGGGCGCCTTAGCCAATGATTGGATTGCTACCGTCTTATGCGCCGATGATGGTCTTATCTGGCTTGGGCATCATAAGGGCGTGAGCTGTTTTGATCCTACCACAAAGAGTTTCTCTCAACAGTATACAGCCCATCGATTATCCGAACAGATAACCATCTCTCTATTGGACGATCATTTAGGTCACATCTGGGCAGGCACTTATAACGGCCTGTATCAAATCGATAAGAAATCAGGATCGGTCAGCATTTACACGACTAATAACGGACTATCCAGCAATGTGATCACTGGCTTAGGCGGTGACAAGGAAGGAAATATTTGGTGTAGCACATTCAAGGGTATCAACTGTCTCAATGCCGGTTCAGGTAAAATTGTCAATTACTATACCGGAGACGGCTTGGTCGATCGGTCCTACAACCGCAGTGTGCATTTTCAGGATACTCAAGGAAAAATATACTACGGCGGGCGGCAGGGGATTACGTCATTTTTTCCAGAAAAGATACAGCTGCAGACCTATCCACATCCGGTACTCATTACCAATCTCTATGTCAAGAACCAGCCCATTAAGCCTGGCATGGCACCCAGTGGAAGCGTAATCTATAAAGATGACCTGATGGTTGCAAATCAATTTTTCTTCCATAGCAACGACGACAGTTTCACTTTTGAACTATCTACGATGGATTTTAACAGTCCAGAAAATGTGCATTACGAATACCGCATTAAAGGCATCAACAAAAGCTGGAATGCTACGCTTCCGGGAGTAAACCTGATTACGTACAACAACCTTTCTTCGGGGGAGCATGAATTGGAAATACGCGCCTGCAAATTCGGCATCTACTCGCCAAGCCTCAAGGTGACGCTGCATATCCAACCGCCCTGGTATTTAAGTGGACTAGCTTACTTCGTTTATATCCTACTTGCGACCGGTATTATATTCCTAATCAGTAAATACCTGCATGAGCGGCGGCTCGAACGTCTGCATGCTTTCCGGTTACAGCTTTTTACTGATGTATCGCATGAGATCCGATCTCCGCTGACGTTAGTCATGAGTCCGATTGATAAGCTCATGAAAAATGCAGCAGATCCACAAACCCGATCCACGCTGCAGAACATGAATCGCAATGCACAGCGCATCTTGAGTCTAGTCAATCAGTTGCTTGATATCCGAAAGCTGGAAAGCGGGCACATGAATCTCACATTTTGCCAAATCAATGCTGTAGATTATGTGAAGCAGATCATCAGCATTTTTGAGGATCAGGCGCTTAGTCATCAGATCCAGCTATCCGTAAACAGCGATACGGACGATATTCCAATTTGGATAGACGTCAACAGCTTTGAAAAAATACTGCATAATGTGATCTCCAACGCGTTTAAATTTACTCCGCGTGGTGGTCAAATTGCGATTTCCCTAGCCGTTCAACAACGGGAAAAGGGAAGTGAAATCTTAGAACTTGTTATCAGTGATACGGGTAGCGGCATCGCCAAAAGCGATCTTCGCGATGTTTTTAGGCGGTACTACCAGTCTACTGCGCATAGTACTTATCAGCGACAGGGTTCGGGCATTGGTCTACATCTGACCAAAGTGCTGGTTGAACTGCACGGTGGACAGATACATGCCGAAAATAGAAGTGACTGCAGCGGCAGCCTTTTTGTGATCCGTCTTCCGATGGGCAACAAGCATCTTCGGCAGGAAGATCTTGCTCCTGTCAGACCAACTGATGCCTTGACGGTAAAACACGAGAACCGCCCAATTTCGGCAACTCACCAACATCCAAAGAACGATTATCAAAAAACAGGCTATAAAGTTCTCGTCATTGACGACGACCGCGACATTTTACACTATCTGCAGCAGGAACTTTCACCATCCTACAAAGTACTGCTTGCCGAAAATGGTGGCGAGGGGTTTCAGCTCGCCCTTGCTGAGGAGCCCGACCTGATTATTTCCGACGTGGCCATGCCGTTAATGGATGGCTATACGTTGGTCAAAAAGCTCAAGGGTAATAGCACGACCAACCATATTCCCGTGGTGCTACTAACGGCCAAAACCAATCAGGAAGACCGTTTGGAAGGCATAGGTCGCGGCGCAGATGCCTACCTGACAAAGCCTTTTATGGTGGATGAGCTTCACCTTGTTATACACAATCTCATCAAAAACCGCATGAAAGTTAAAGGAAAGTTTTCGGGCGCGCAGCAGCAGGAAGGTAAGATAAAAACCATCAGCTTTAAGTCTAGCGATGAGCAGCTGATGGAACGTATTGTTAAAACAGTGAACCAATACCTGGAGAATTCGGAGTTCAATGTACAGTTTCTAGCCAATGAAGTAGGATTGAGCCGTGTACAGCTGCACCGTAAGGTGAAATCGCTTACGGGTATTTCGACCGGTGAATTTATTCGTAATATCCGGTTACAGCAAGCTGAAAAGTTGCTGCTGGAGAAAAAAATGAATATCTCTCAGGTAGCTTATTCGCTCGGATTTACCAATCAGACGCATTTCACTACGCTATTCAAAAAGATGTATGGGTTGAGCCCCACTGAATACATTCAGCGGCACAGCTATAAGGAAAATTAA
- a CDS encoding glycosyl hydrolase 115 family protein — protein MEIIMFTHHRYWRVFLVAVLIYCCGGNAYAVLSSTKDTVARDFIVRESGPGFLALVNNGVPIPMLVDPQDHKGVLRAFENLKKDFIQVTGHGPNQQKDGRSNIIIGTYGKSSLIDSLVHKGLLDSSTLAGKREKFVMTVVNEPLLGIDSALVIAGSDKRGTIYGIYELSAQIGVSPWYYWADVPIRKATALYAKPGLYTQGEPKVRYRGIFLNDEAPALSGWSKATFGGFNADFYEKVFELLLRLKANYLWPAMWGSAFYDDDPKNGPLADEMGIIMGTSHHEPMARAQAEWKRYGNGGAWDYAKNKAGLQKFWRSGIERARDWESILTIAMRGDGDEPMSEKQNVSLLEQIVRDQRRLIAEATGRTAAETPQLWALYKEVQDYYDKGMRVPDDVTLLLCDDNWGNVRKLPELNASPRKGGYGMYYHFDYVGAPRNTKWINVSQIQRIWEQMNLTYRHGVDRIWIVNVGDLKPMEFPISFFLDMAWDPDRFNANNLMDYTREWCRQQFGEAYATEAASMINRYTKYNHRVTPELLNERTFSLTHYNEFDSVVNDYNRLAMEASRLYYLLPDSLKDAFDQLVAFPINACANLYEMYHAKAMNDYYYGRNDRRANDWADKVKACFLRDSLFTHHYNHSIAKGKWIHMMDQVRIGYSSWNEPSKAIMPAVHYLPDTAVHRSPKVFMETDGYIAMEAASYVVASSAPGVQWVEIPDLGKTVSAMTTQPVTANLGNNTALEYKIRVKEKREAKIIVLLSPTLNFNGNSGLRYAISIDGGPEKLVNFNGHYKGELGQWQARRIIESVSVHSLLPGEHTLRIRFLDQGIVLQRILIDFGGLKPSYLGPRQSAIAQLIDTDSK, from the coding sequence ATGGAAATCATCATGTTTACTCATCACCGCTATTGGCGAGTGTTTTTGGTCGCTGTGCTGATCTACTGCTGTGGAGGCAATGCCTATGCTGTGTTGTCTAGTACCAAAGATACGGTGGCACGGGATTTTATAGTCCGCGAGTCCGGTCCCGGTTTCCTGGCTTTAGTCAATAATGGGGTGCCTATACCTATGCTTGTCGATCCGCAAGATCACAAGGGTGTATTGCGGGCTTTCGAAAATCTAAAAAAAGATTTTATACAGGTTACGGGGCATGGTCCCAACCAGCAAAAGGACGGGCGCTCAAACATCATTATCGGTACCTATGGCAAATCGAGCCTGATTGACAGTCTCGTGCATAAAGGTCTTTTGGACAGCAGTACGCTTGCCGGAAAGCGGGAAAAATTTGTGATGACGGTGGTCAATGAGCCATTGTTGGGCATTGATTCAGCGCTGGTTATCGCCGGCAGTGACAAACGGGGTACAATCTACGGCATTTATGAACTGTCGGCACAGATTGGCGTTTCGCCCTGGTATTACTGGGCAGATGTGCCAATCCGCAAAGCAACCGCATTGTACGCCAAGCCAGGCCTCTACACACAGGGGGAACCAAAGGTCCGCTACCGAGGTATCTTTCTGAATGATGAGGCACCAGCATTAAGTGGTTGGTCCAAGGCGACATTCGGTGGATTTAATGCAGACTTTTATGAAAAGGTATTCGAACTGCTATTACGTCTGAAAGCAAATTACCTCTGGCCTGCAATGTGGGGGAGTGCTTTTTATGATGATGATCCAAAAAATGGACCACTGGCGGATGAAATGGGTATCATCATGGGTACGTCGCACCACGAGCCGATGGCTAGGGCGCAGGCGGAATGGAAACGCTACGGCAATGGTGGAGCCTGGGACTATGCTAAAAATAAAGCCGGGTTGCAGAAGTTTTGGCGTAGCGGTATAGAACGTGCACGAGACTGGGAGTCTATCCTGACCATTGCCATGCGCGGTGACGGCGATGAACCGATGAGCGAAAAGCAAAATGTCAGTCTGCTGGAGCAGATCGTCCGCGATCAGCGACGTTTGATTGCGGAAGCCACAGGACGGACGGCAGCCGAGACACCACAGCTGTGGGCTTTATACAAAGAAGTGCAGGACTATTATGATAAAGGCATGCGCGTGCCGGACGATGTAACGCTACTGCTTTGTGATGATAATTGGGGTAATGTACGCAAGCTGCCCGAACTGAATGCTTCGCCACGAAAGGGTGGTTATGGCATGTATTACCATTTTGATTATGTGGGTGCCCCCCGCAATACAAAATGGATCAATGTATCCCAGATACAGCGGATATGGGAGCAGATGAACCTCACCTATAGGCATGGCGTAGACAGAATATGGATCGTTAATGTCGGCGACCTCAAGCCCATGGAGTTCCCCATTTCATTTTTTCTGGATATGGCCTGGGATCCCGACCGGTTTAACGCCAATAACCTGATGGACTACACCCGCGAATGGTGTCGGCAGCAGTTTGGCGAAGCGTATGCCACGGAAGCGGCCAGCATGATCAACCGCTATACCAAATATAACCATCGGGTTACCCCCGAACTGCTAAACGAACGCACGTTTAGCCTCACACATTATAACGAATTTGACAGTGTTGTCAACGATTACAACAGGTTGGCCATGGAAGCCTCGCGACTCTATTACTTGCTGCCAGATTCCCTAAAGGATGCCTTCGATCAGCTGGTGGCTTTTCCAATAAACGCCTGCGCGAATTTGTATGAGATGTACCATGCTAAAGCGATGAACGACTACTATTACGGAAGGAACGATCGCAGGGCAAATGACTGGGCCGATAAGGTAAAGGCTTGCTTTCTGCGCGATTCACTTTTTACCCATCATTACAACCATTCCATTGCCAAAGGGAAATGGATCCACATGATGGATCAGGTGCGCATCGGCTACAGCAGCTGGAATGAACCGTCTAAAGCTATTATGCCTGCTGTCCACTACTTGCCGGATACTGCCGTTCACCGTTCGCCGAAGGTATTTATGGAGACCGACGGCTATATCGCAATGGAGGCCGCTAGCTATGTTGTCGCAAGCAGTGCACCGGGGGTACAATGGGTTGAGATTCCAGATCTGGGAAAGACCGTGTCGGCCATGACAACACAACCTGTTACAGCTAACCTCGGAAATAACACCGCCCTAGAATACAAGATTCGCGTAAAAGAAAAGCGAGAAGCAAAGATCATAGTACTGCTGTCGCCTACGCTCAATTTCAATGGAAACAGTGGGCTGCGCTATGCGATTTCCATCGACGGCGGTCCCGAAAAACTGGTCAATTTTAATGGACATTACAAGGGCGAACTGGGACAGTGGCAGGCACGCCGTATCATTGAAAGTGTTTCGGTACACAGCTTGCTGCCGGGAGAGCATACCCTTCGAATCCGCTTCTTGGATCAGGGAATCGTGTTGCAGCGCATACTCATCGATTTTGGGGGGCTGAAACCCTCTTATCTCGGTCCGCGGCAGAGCGCAATAGCGCAGTTGATCGACACGGATAGTAAATAA